A portion of the Sphaerochaeta pleomorpha str. Grapes genome contains these proteins:
- a CDS encoding dihydroorotase has protein sequence MIDAHVHLRDWGQREKETLAHGFAVAKLCGVEEFFDMPNTVPPLTSEQEILRRLEDAKAAGLKNSYHLYAGLTGDSQQIASMVELTKKLKGQVIGLKLFAGHSTGNMGLVTEQQQRKVYEELAASQYEGVVAVHCEKESLLLPDLEDPTDFSTHSLARPSKAEVQSVADQLEFCRDAGFKGTLHICHLSSPEALDLIEEAKRRGQKVTCAVTPHHVLLSSEVAKDQSLYAKMNPPLRSEAERKQLFSALLSGRIDWIETDHAPHTLQDKRNGACGIPGFSGLLLLVKVLLDNDCSPTLLKLLVGGRVSQVFGLGKKDIFIPAYENLLELSSQAAKMYVFDPFLTVRQKC, from the coding sequence ATGATAGACGCTCATGTACACCTCCGTGACTGGGGGCAGAGGGAGAAAGAAACACTCGCCCATGGCTTTGCAGTTGCCAAACTATGTGGGGTCGAAGAATTCTTTGACATGCCCAATACTGTTCCCCCATTGACCTCGGAGCAGGAAATCCTGAGACGGCTTGAAGATGCAAAGGCAGCCGGGCTTAAAAATTCGTACCATCTGTACGCAGGGTTGACCGGGGACAGTCAGCAGATTGCGTCCATGGTAGAATTGACAAAGAAACTCAAGGGGCAGGTAATTGGGTTGAAACTTTTTGCCGGTCACTCGACCGGCAATATGGGCCTTGTTACCGAACAGCAGCAGCGAAAGGTCTATGAAGAACTTGCCGCCTCGCAGTACGAGGGCGTTGTTGCCGTTCACTGCGAGAAGGAATCACTATTGTTGCCAGACTTGGAAGACCCCACTGATTTTTCCACCCATTCTCTCGCCCGTCCCTCCAAAGCAGAAGTGCAATCGGTTGCAGACCAGCTCGAATTTTGCAGGGATGCAGGCTTCAAGGGCACCTTGCATATCTGCCATTTGAGTTCACCTGAAGCCCTCGACCTCATCGAAGAGGCAAAAAGACGGGGCCAAAAGGTCACCTGTGCCGTTACGCCTCACCATGTTTTGCTTTCCAGCGAGGTTGCCAAAGATCAATCGCTTTATGCAAAGATGAATCCTCCCTTGCGCTCGGAAGCGGAGCGGAAACAACTTTTCTCAGCCTTGCTTTCAGGTAGGATTGACTGGATCGAAACTGATCATGCACCCCACACCCTGCAGGACAAGCGTAATGGTGCCTGCGGAATACCGGGTTTCAGCGGTCTGTTGCTCTTGGTAAAGGTGCTTCTTGACAACGATTGTTCTCCCACTCTGCTAAAGCTTCTTGTGGGGGGGAGGGTAAGCCAGGTCTTTGGTTTGGGAAAAAAAGATATCTTTATACCAGCCTATGAGAATCTTTTGGAATTGTCTTCACAAGCTGCCAAAATGTACGTTTTTGATCCTTTTTTGACTGTACGGCAAAAATGTTGA
- the pyrF gene encoding orotidine-5'-phosphate decarboxylase, protein MTFIEKLEESSRLVGNTTCMGLDPQLALLPEKSDDIRTDLNGFFQILFRRMSLSGLIPSAFKPNIGYYQSLDRPRDEDFSGSLALTDILDMVENFFPGIPVILDSKRGDIARSSLNYAMEAFDCWQSDAVTVAPYMGSDSITPFANHVPGEKGVYVLNRTSNPGGKDFQNLLVSSNGSSVPLYMEVAKKIASLKTEFEGIGAVVGATNMAELTKIATYYADKQIPLLIPGVGSQGGSAIEVMTTLREVGYPISLARINSSSALTHPWKKGAAPEDWLELCEANLRTMIEETAL, encoded by the coding sequence ATGACATTTATTGAAAAACTTGAAGAAAGTTCCCGCCTTGTGGGCAATACCACCTGTATGGGTCTCGATCCACAACTTGCCCTGCTTCCTGAAAAAAGCGACGATATCCGTACCGATCTCAATGGTTTCTTTCAGATTTTGTTCCGGAGAATGAGTCTGTCAGGGCTTATTCCTTCAGCTTTCAAGCCAAATATCGGGTACTACCAATCTCTGGATAGGCCAAGGGACGAAGATTTTTCTGGAAGTCTCGCCTTAACCGACATCCTGGATATGGTCGAGAACTTTTTTCCCGGCATTCCCGTTATCCTTGACAGTAAGCGGGGCGATATTGCCCGAAGCAGCCTGAACTATGCCATGGAGGCCTTCGATTGCTGGCAATCTGATGCAGTAACCGTAGCCCCCTATATGGGTAGCGATTCCATCACCCCCTTTGCAAACCATGTGCCTGGCGAAAAGGGTGTGTATGTCCTCAATAGGACGAGCAACCCCGGGGGGAAGGATTTTCAAAACCTCCTTGTTTCCTCAAATGGTTCTTCCGTGCCTCTGTATATGGAGGTAGCCAAGAAAATCGCATCTTTGAAAACTGAATTTGAAGGCATAGGGGCAGTAGTCGGGGCAACCAATATGGCTGAGCTTACCAAAATTGCAACCTACTATGCAGACAAACAGATTCCCCTTCTCATCCCAGGTGTCGGGAGCCAGGGCGGTTCCGCAATCGAAGTGATGACGACCTTGCGCGAGGTTGGTTACCCTATTTCCCTCGCCAGGATAAACAGTTCGAGTGCCTTGACTCACCCTTGGAAAAAAGGGGCTGCGCCAGAGGATTGGCTTGAGCTCTGTGAGGCAAACCTTAGGACAATGATCGAGGAAACTGCCCTATGA
- a CDS encoding alpha-hydroxy-acid oxidizing protein: MRESKALQVLKGRHLRLEEPLLLSTVSGVASTKPALIRYFDQKISPIGIITTKSFQVTPNPGNREPVICETTKGNFGNSVGLRNPGMDQALAELRALRQEWKFRCLLNVSLSANSVEDFIMLVEVFSEVADILELNFSCPHAAEGYGASIGCSSEISSDYVRKIKEATKKSEVPLFVKLTPNVEDIGQVAKAVVDAGADGLVAINTVGPIVHEDPVSHTPILQNTIGGKGGCSGRWVHGKAVSCIKEIRMAVGDDVPLIGMGGVSTGEEAAEMVLCGADAVGIGSAFGTVSQKDWEPYLNSVLAEAEARLKPGKEYLGPKSETYLAEDRQMAYRKHTVTKIAYYGKDTIILTLDGSLPCKAGEFAFLWLPGIGEKPFSVAHNDPLTFVVKKRGPFTEALWLLSLGSDLYVRGIYGAQLENERTDKALLVAGGTGVAVLPALAQQLKEQGTEMTILVGTSESVAGKALLEDRLSGFGSFTCVADDGKNGRVLDLLNGLSLGPDQACYLVGPEIFMAIAAKKLILQGMEEEKIYLSMERMTLCGIGMCGECVCGDRLTCQWGSFMRYDYLKEHAPSMVGL, encoded by the coding sequence ATGAGAGAAAGTAAAGCACTGCAGGTTTTAAAAGGACGGCACTTGAGGCTCGAAGAGCCTCTTTTACTCTCGACGGTAAGTGGCGTTGCCTCGACTAAACCTGCTCTGATTCGCTATTTCGACCAGAAGATATCGCCTATCGGAATTATAACGACCAAAAGCTTCCAGGTTACCCCCAATCCCGGTAACCGGGAGCCTGTAATCTGTGAGACAACCAAGGGTAATTTCGGAAATTCCGTAGGATTGAGAAATCCGGGTATGGACCAGGCTCTTGCTGAGTTACGTGCCCTGCGCCAAGAGTGGAAATTCAGGTGCCTCCTTAACGTTTCCCTTTCTGCAAACAGTGTCGAGGATTTTATTATGCTCGTTGAAGTCTTTTCAGAAGTTGCAGATATCTTGGAGCTGAATTTCTCATGTCCCCATGCTGCCGAAGGGTATGGCGCTTCCATCGGGTGTAGCAGTGAGATTTCCTCCGATTATGTAAGGAAAATCAAGGAAGCGACAAAAAAAAGTGAAGTTCCCCTGTTTGTGAAACTCACCCCAAATGTCGAGGATATCGGCCAGGTTGCCAAGGCGGTTGTAGATGCAGGTGCCGATGGTTTGGTTGCTATCAATACCGTTGGCCCCATCGTCCATGAAGACCCGGTTTCCCATACTCCCATTCTCCAAAATACTATCGGGGGGAAGGGTGGTTGCAGTGGCCGTTGGGTGCATGGGAAAGCAGTTTCTTGCATCAAGGAAATTCGAATGGCAGTAGGGGATGATGTCCCGCTTATCGGGATGGGGGGTGTTTCGACCGGAGAGGAAGCCGCTGAAATGGTTCTCTGTGGTGCAGATGCCGTTGGCATCGGATCTGCTTTTGGAACAGTCAGCCAAAAGGACTGGGAACCGTACTTGAACTCAGTTCTGGCCGAAGCAGAGGCAAGACTGAAACCTGGAAAGGAATACCTTGGGCCGAAAAGCGAAACCTATCTTGCAGAAGACCGCCAGATGGCCTATCGAAAACATACGGTAACTAAAATCGCTTATTATGGGAAAGACACTATCATCTTGACCCTTGACGGTTCTTTGCCTTGCAAGGCCGGTGAGTTTGCCTTTCTCTGGTTGCCAGGGATAGGGGAAAAACCCTTCTCTGTCGCCCATAACGACCCCTTGACCTTTGTGGTGAAGAAACGGGGGCCGTTTACCGAAGCACTCTGGCTCTTGTCCCTCGGTTCAGACTTGTATGTAAGAGGCATCTATGGTGCCCAACTCGAGAACGAACGTACCGACAAAGCACTTCTGGTTGCCGGAGGTACCGGGGTAGCCGTACTTCCAGCCCTTGCCCAGCAGCTGAAAGAACAGGGAACCGAGATGACGATTCTTGTTGGCACCAGTGAGTCCGTTGCAGGCAAGGCCTTGCTTGAAGACAGACTGAGTGGCTTTGGATCCTTTACCTGTGTTGCCGATGACGGGAAAAACGGAAGGGTCCTTGACCTTCTCAATGGTCTTTCCCTTGGGCCAGATCAGGCTTGCTACCTTGTAGGTCCGGAGATTTTTATGGCAATCGCTGCAAAGAAACTCATTCTTCAAGGTATGGAGGAAGAGAAAATCTATCTTTCCATGGAACGGATGACCCTCTGTGGTATCGGGATGTGCGGGGAATGTGTGTGTGGTGATCGTCTGACCTGCCAATGGGGTTCCTTTATGCGGTATGACTACCTCAAGGAACATGCCCCCTCGATGGTCGGCTTATGA
- a CDS encoding hydrolase, producing the protein MFTREEALSLLRKYNASEALVTHAFCVEATMREFARLQGEDTDYWALVGLLHDVDYGSFPEEHCTKAPELLKEIGADENFIHAVCSHGWGLCSNIEPTLFMEKVLYTIDELTGLVYATALMRPERMQGMSVKSVKKKWASKGFAAGVNRDLITKGADMIDMEIPAIIQITIDAMTGVQSQIGL; encoded by the coding sequence ATGTTTACCAGAGAAGAAGCTCTCTCTTTGCTACGAAAATATAATGCGTCGGAAGCCTTGGTCACCCATGCTTTTTGTGTAGAGGCCACCATGAGGGAATTTGCCAGACTGCAAGGTGAAGATACAGACTATTGGGCTCTTGTCGGATTGCTCCATGATGTCGATTACGGTAGTTTTCCTGAGGAACATTGCACAAAGGCTCCTGAACTGCTGAAAGAAATCGGGGCGGATGAAAATTTTATCCATGCTGTCTGCAGCCATGGCTGGGGACTATGCAGCAATATCGAACCCACCCTTTTCATGGAAAAAGTCCTCTATACCATCGATGAACTGACAGGCCTCGTATATGCCACAGCACTTATGCGCCCAGAGAGAATGCAAGGCATGAGTGTAAAATCCGTAAAGAAAAAATGGGCTTCGAAAGGTTTCGCGGCAGGGGTCAACCGTGACCTGATCACCAAGGGTGCGGATATGATCGACATGGAAATCCCTGCAATCATTCAGATTACCATTGATGCCATGACCGGGGTCCAGAGCCAGATAGGTCTCTAG